One window of the Rhipicephalus sanguineus isolate Rsan-2018 chromosome 4, BIME_Rsan_1.4, whole genome shotgun sequence genome contains the following:
- the LOC119391933 gene encoding uncharacterized protein LOC119391933, whose translation MDSPKGKHKAHRNLLKKLVNEIEAAVSNDRASLHDLQVLADRLDGITGELKSIDREIAPYLRGSDIEQEFLHVAEYIDKGASYLSKLKYRILQLQPSEEPAPPNLNSTAADTPTSSHSIRLPRLELLKYKGTPRNWPPFWEQFQTVVHKNPALTDVDKFAYLQSSLTGPAAAAIAGLSASSRRHQDARAILTARFAKEDIIVKDHVEHLIDSQPNPSTADVRGLRPLYDDIEANIGGLQALKITEESFSTVLQPIILRSLPRELVLEYYRRGEQINEHPSSSGNDAVGKQTSSASQSSLRSLLDFINREVEARERCESCSVQTDPNMGAKQTEASRSYENLFK comes from the coding sequence ATGGACTCGCCTAAAGGCAAGCACAAAGCTCATCGCAACCTTTTAAAGAAGCTAGTAAATGAAATCGAGGCGGCTGTTTCAAATGACAGAGCAAGCTTGCATGATCTTCAGGTACTCGCGGACCGGTTGGACGGTATCACCGGCGAGCTGAAATCTATTGATCGGGAGATAGCGCCGTATTTAAGAGGCAGCGACATTGAGCAAGAATTTCTTCATGTTGCCGAGTACATAGACAAGGGTGCTAGTTACTTGTCCAAACTGAAGTACCGGATTCTGCAGTTGCAGCCATCGGAAGAACCTGCACCGCCAAACCTAAACTCTACCGCGGCGGATACACCGACTTCTAGTCACAGCATAAGGCTTCCTCGCCTGGAACTTTTGAAGTATAAGGGAACGCCTCGCAACTGGCCTCCATTTTGGGAACAGTTTCAAACCGTAGTCCACAAGAACCCGGCTTTGACGGATGTAGACAAGTTTGCCTATTTGCAATCATCGCTGACAGGCCccgctgctgctgctatcgcCGGACTGTCTGCAAGTTCGAGGCGTCATCAAGATGCACGGgccatcctcactgctcgattcGCTAAGGAAGACATCATCGTCAAAGACCACGTCGAGCACCTCATCGACTCGCAACCCAATCCTTCAACAGCAGATGTACGCGGATTGCGTCCCTTGTATGACGACATTGAGGCTAATATTGGTGGTCTCCAGGCATTGAAGATTACAGAGGAGTCGTTCTCAACCGTTCTACAACCGATCATCCTGCGAAGTCTACCACGAGAGCTGGTACTCGAGTACTACCGGCGTGGCGAACAAATCAACGAACACCCGTCGTCTAGCGGAAACGACGCAGTAGGTAAGCAGACGTCTTCCGCATCGCAGAGCAGCCTACGATCTCTGCTTGACTTCATCAACAGAGAAGTGGAAGCACGAGAACGCTGCGAGTCCTGCAGCGTTCAAACCGACCCAAACATGGGAGCTAAACAAACTGAAGCAAGCAGATCATACGAGAACCTGTTCAAATAG